The Mesomycoplasma ovipneumoniae ATCC 29419 genome segment AAGTAAAAAATTAATTTTTCACCTTTGAATTCACGGCTAATTTTGCAAATTCCGTCTTTGGTTATTTCTAATTTTGCTTTTCCGTCAACAAGCAAATCTTTTAAATCATTTTTATAAAGAAAAATTAATTTTTTATAAAAATTTAAAATTGAATTTTTGTCTAAAGTTTGACTCTTAACATTCATTCGCGGGTCATCAAGGCTTGTGTTAATTCAGGCTTTTTGGCTTGAAAATCCGTTGTTTTTGTCTAAATTTCAGCGCAAAGGACCTCTTCCTGAATCGCGACTGTTAATATTTGCATAAATTAACATTTCTGATTCAGAATAAATTTTTTCTCTGTCAACAAGTGAAGCAAAAGCATTTTTCATATCAATGTCAACAAAATCTTGTCTGTTTTCAAAATAGGAATTGGTCATTCCAATTTCTTCACCATAGTAAATTATTGGAATTCCGCGCATTGAAAAAAGTAAAAGAGCTAGCGATTTTGCTGATTCTTTTCAGAAAAATGGATAGTCACCTCAACGAGAAATTGCCCTGGAAGTATCATGATTTGAAAGAAAATTGCTCATTAAACTAGGGCTAATTTCTTCATTGTGTTGAAAAGGGATTTGGGCGTTAATAAAATCTTGATAGTCTCAATTTGCATTAAATCCGTTTCTGCCAGTTTTGTTTGACCAGCCGATTCATCATCATGAAAAGTTAAAAAAATTATTGGCCAAAGGTGACTTTCCAGCCCCATATTTTATTAATTCTTCAACAGTTATCCCGCTAGCCTCACCAAAAGTGTAGGCATCAGGCTTATTTTTAAAGGCAAGTTCGTTAAATTTTTCAAGATATTCTTGGGCGCCTTTGCATCAGGAAAAATACGGATTTTGTTCAACATTTTCAAAATTTTTAGCAACATGTTTGATGGCATCAAGGCGAAAACCGCGAACTCCAAGGTCATACCAAAAATTAATAATGTCAACAAAAGCAGCTTGTGTGTCTGGATGGGCTCAATTTAAATCAACTTGGTCAGTGCTAAAAAGGTGGAAATAATATTTTTGAACGTCTGGCTGTCATTCTCAGGCTGATCCGCCAAAAATTGAAGTCGCTTTTTGTTCTTCAGGGCTTAATTTTTCTCTTCAAATAAAATAATTATGCTCTTTGTTGTCAGGCGATTCAATTGCCTTTTTAAATCAGGAATGCTGACTTGAAACATGGTTTAAAACCACGTCAATTATTATATCTATATTTAATTCACGGGCTTTTTTGGTGAGTTTAGCAAAGTCATTAAGACTACCAAATTTAGACCAAATTGACTTATAATCAAGAACATCATAACCCGCATCGACAAAATTAGTCTCATAAAATGGGGTTAGTCAAATTGCGTCAATTCCTAAATCGCTAAGATATTCAAGTTTATTATAAATTCCAAGAATATCGCCATTTCCGTCATTATTTGCATCATAAAATGATCTGACAAAAATTTGGTATACTACTTTATCTTTTAAATTTGTTTTCATTTTAGTAAAAATTAATCCTTTTTTGTTAGCAAAATAGACTGATGAGGTTGAATTAAATTGTTAATATTATTCAATTTTGAATTAAAAAGTATCTCAAAGTCATCAAAATTATAGTCATACTGATTGTTTGAAAAATTGTGAATAATTTTGACAGACTGACCTTCTAAGTCAATTTGAAAAATAATTAATCCTTTGTTTTTGTCAACAGTTTCAAAATTTAGACAATCTTTAATTTGCTGATTTGTTTTTAGTCTAAAAAACCCTGTTTTTTGCCGAAATTCGTTAATTTTGGCAAAAAAATTAAAAATTTGTTCTTCAATTTGCTTATTTTTTAAAATATCAAATTTTAAACCGTTAGTAAAATCTGTTGTCTTATAAGAATTAAAATCAAAAAAATCTGCATTTAAAAACTCAAAAGGTGGATTTTTTTGATTTAAATTTGGATGGCAAGCTTGATAAGTTGCGCCAGAAAAATCACAAACTTTTGAAAAACAAAACTCACTTCCGGAGCTAAAAAGCACTTTCCCTTGGACAAAAGAAACTAGCATTAAGGCTTGCCGGTAAGTTTCAATAAATTGTTTTTTTCCGATTTTTGGTGATGAAGACAAAATTTTATCAGCTAAAGTCGGCCCATCATGACAGGTCAAATATGCTAAATTTAAGCTAATTTCATTAGCAAAAAGATCATAGCGTTTTTTAGAGTGGTAAAAATCTTTAAAATCATAATCAGCAATATTTCCTGGAATTGAAGAGACATAAGCGCCGAATTTTACAGCATTTTTTGATAAAATAAGGCCTTTGTCATTTGGCGAGTCACTACCTCGAACTGCGTTTCGAATTGTGTCATTAAAATATCCAAAATTAAAATTATTACCTTCTTTTCCTTTCGTTAATCTTTTAGTAAAAGGTAAGTCACTAAAATCTCAAGCTTCTCCGTATAATAAAATGTTAGGATTAATTTTTCTTAGTTCTGTATCGATAATTTTAAGTGATTTTTTATCTAAAAATGAAGCTAAGTCAAAACGAAATCCATCAACTTTATAATATTTAACAAAAAAAATCAGTGAGTCTAAAATTAGCCTAAAAGCCATCGGTTTTTGGGAGTCTAAAGGCGCGAAACCAACTGGAAAAATTTCAGCATTTTCGCGATAAAAGTGACCTGGGGCAACATTTTCAAAAACTGAATTTTCAAAAGTGTGATTATAAACAACATCGAGAATTATTCCAATATTGTTTTTGTGAGCCTGATCAACAAAATTACGGAATTCTACAATTTTTGCATAAGGGTCTT includes the following:
- a CDS encoding alpha-amylase family glycosyl hydrolase; the encoded protein is MKTNLKDKVVYQIFVRSFYDANNDGNGDILGIYNKLEYLSDLGIDAIWLTPFYETNFVDAGYDVLDYKSIWSKFGSLNDFAKLTKKARELNIDIIIDVVLNHVSSQHSWFKKAIESPDNKEHNYFIWREKLSPEEQKATSIFGGSAWEWQPDVQKYYFHLFSTDQVDLNWAHPDTQAAFVDIINFWYDLGVRGFRLDAIKHVAKNFENVEQNPYFSWCKGAQEYLEKFNELAFKNKPDAYTFGEASGITVEELIKYGAGKSPLANNFFNFSWWWIGWSNKTGRNGFNANWDYQDFINAQIPFQHNEEISPSLMSNFLSNHDTSRAISRWGDYPFFWKESAKSLALLLFSMRGIPIIYYGEEIGMTNSYFENRQDFVDIDMKNAFASLVDREKIYSESEMLIYANINSRDSGRGPLRWNLDKNNGFSSQKAWINTSLDDPRMNVKSQTLDKNSILNFYKKLIFLYKNDLKDLLVDGKAKLEITKDGICKISREFKGEKLIFYLNLTKKELPFTEKIQQKPLLSSYQDLKKPEDFFRPFESILIKE
- a CDS encoding alpha-amylase family glycosyl hydrolase translates to MLFDYEKSLIRKNSRGKIYLGPLGLFLKDEKFHFYFWSPDAISVEFLIYKHFEDSTPFKTIKMKKTKGAWFCKISKNFESYSYNLKVEHSNSTTTFALDPYAFSLAPFDWTKNETPKAFLIDIFSEKTGQMPSDINLFEADPKIDAQIYELHVRDFSSLSKKVQYPGTFIGAIDNGIFSYLNKLNLNFLQLLPLHSCYTFAQKSVPILHQGDGKGHYSAYNWGYDPINFFSLNSSFSTNPQDPYAKIVEFRNFVDQAHKNNIGIILDVVYNHTFENSVFENVAPGHFYRENAEIFPVGFAPLDSQKPMAFRLILDSLIFFVKYYKVDGFRFDLASFLDKKSLKIIDTELRKINPNILLYGEAWDFSDLPFTKRLTKGKEGNNFNFGYFNDTIRNAVRGSDSPNDKGLILSKNAVKFGAYVSSIPGNIADYDFKDFYHSKKRYDLFANEISLNLAYLTCHDGPTLADKILSSSPKIGKKQFIETYRQALMLVSFVQGKVLFSSGSEFCFSKVCDFSGATYQACHPNLNQKNPPFEFLNADFFDFNSYKTTDFTNGLKFDILKNKQIEEQIFNFFAKINEFRQKTGFFRLKTNQQIKDCLNFETVDKNKGLIIFQIDLEGQSVKIIHNFSNNQYDYNFDDFEILFNSKLNNINNLIQPHQSILLTKKD